In the uncultured Methanobacterium sp. genome, one interval contains:
- a CDS encoding tRNA-binding protein yields MWDTSNDYRLLVAEKSVELFLRAVEGANFKGKWNKKQALQTARKMTSEIQTLYYSYLEPSEMVKAPQISILEDQAMEIVEALGGESWHREFLELANRDEKEKLEESLAKIKFFLNTISGLANRLSLGQINDPVIGIDIKKGEISSVSKHPQADQLLVCNVNLRERAITVVTNDLEVKEANHVAVSLLPPEVFMGITSEGMFLGVDGVVLKDVKGDLGKIPQGIPLKAMNETRNLVENFLQ; encoded by the coding sequence ATGTGGGATACAAGTAATGATTACCGGCTTTTAGTGGCAGAAAAATCAGTTGAACTTTTCTTGAGAGCTGTTGAAGGAGCTAACTTCAAAGGAAAATGGAATAAAAAACAGGCATTGCAGACTGCCCGGAAAATGACGTCTGAAATACAGACCCTCTATTATTCATACCTGGAACCCTCTGAAATGGTTAAAGCTCCTCAAATAAGCATACTGGAAGATCAGGCAATGGAAATAGTTGAAGCCCTGGGAGGGGAATCTTGGCACAGAGAGTTCCTGGAACTGGCTAATCGTGATGAGAAAGAGAAACTCGAAGAATCCCTGGCCAAGATCAAATTTTTCCTCAATACCATTTCTGGTCTGGCTAATCGCCTCAGTCTGGGCCAGATCAATGACCCGGTCATAGGAATAGATATTAAAAAAGGGGAAATTTCCAGTGTTTCTAAACATCCTCAGGCAGACCAGCTCCTGGTGTGTAATGTTAACTTGCGTGAACGGGCCATTACTGTGGTAACCAATGATCTGGAAGTTAAAGAGGCCAATCATGTAGCAGTTTCCCTGCTTCCTCCAGAAGTATTTATGGGCATAACCAGCGAAGGAATGTTTTTAGGGGTTGATGGTGTTGTTTTGAAGGATGTAAAAGGAGATTTAGGAAAAATACCTCAAGGAATTCCACTTAAAGCGATGAATGAGACCAGAAATCTTGTGGAAAACTTTTTACAGTGA
- a CDS encoding PRC-barrel domain-containing protein, with protein MVELTNLYNLDVYTTRGKYVGRIHDVILNIKKGRVSTLKAVATNPDKKSVGIKDVITKSIRIVPEGDEIRPLREEGTIEIPYDRVQAVGDILLISPEIKETAVPASTET; from the coding sequence ATGGTGGAATTAACGAATCTGTACAACTTAGATGTGTATACCACCCGTGGAAAGTACGTGGGACGCATCCATGACGTGATCTTAAACATCAAAAAAGGCAGGGTTTCAACCCTTAAAGCCGTTGCCACAAATCCTGACAAAAAAAGTGTGGGTATTAAAGATGTTATAACCAAAAGCATACGGATAGTTCCTGAAGGGGATGAAATACGACCTCTTAGAGAAGAAGGAACCATTGAAATACCTTACGACAGGGTTCAGGCAGTAGGAGATATTTTACTCATTAGTCCAGAAATAAAAGAAACCGCAGTACCTGCCAGCACGGAGACTTAG